A region from the Dysidea avara chromosome 15, odDysAvar1.4, whole genome shotgun sequence genome encodes:
- the LOC136245152 gene encoding zinc finger protein 862-like encodes MATRKRGPSTTDSCANSSKKAARRLSRATFDKWKRDNESGRNFSVAWITGSANKKLSNVIDHAKSDAHKAAMSRLRNEQVRQSGSSVVLSSRIGQSLLNLDETTRQRMRKKFDVCYMMAKESVPFVKYPAIVELESQHGVNLGPAYRTPDSAKAFTSYIAESLHQEVLDKLSSSTGSKFFSFLIDGTTDAGNQEDELVVLVYCDKNEATNEITTCTRYFSVHSPSRADASDLLDSECVLGVKNFPVLVGGGTDGAAVNVAGTGGLKGQLTQALPWIYWSWCYAHRLELACRDAFISPLFSAIENLLLRLYYLYEKSPKKSRDLAAIIEDLKEFFSFPNGGNLPVRCQGTRWVSHKRKALQRVLDRYGAYIAHLIALTEDRSIKAEDRERCRGYLHKWKQPKTLIGCAMYIEALKPLSLLSLSLQGEGADIVLSMVNTMKSVKSLKKLTQQEVSEWPMVKLVKKRLKDADGNQEYQGVAISDFDATLETCSRDVMADLRRLDGKIKARLEWSDTDLLRAVVAFLSTHNWLMREDTQDSDEEGIVDPDEVSSDMREAVEYIITAFRAPLEARGFSAEAILAELEEAISYARKYLPIATETYKKIWYTLHTCPDASKWPNVLMLCQLIFSLPFSTSGVEQVFSQLKVIKTNRRTNLQNDTLHALLEICVEGPPLSTFSADPAVDLWWRSSSTTRRVNQNPRKEYRQREKSHIAVGSSENFSCSSTCSFIRHNLLLATADFKCG; translated from the exons ATGGCGACTAGAAAGCGTGGTCCCTCCACTACAGATTCATGTGCAAATTCAAGCAAGAAAGCTGCGAGAAGACTTTCCAGAGCAACGTTTGATAAATGGAAGAGGGATAACGAG TCTGGGAGGAACTTTTCTGTAGCATGGATCACTGGATCGGCTAATAAGAAACTGAGTAATGTTATCGACCATGCCAAGAGCGATGCTCACAAGGCTGCCATGTCAAGACTACGTAATGAACAGGTAAGACAAAGTGGCTCGTCTGTAGTTTTGAGTTCTAGGATCGGTCAGTCTTTGTTAAATCTCGATGAAACTACTAGGCAAAGAATGAGAAAGAAATTTGATGTTTGTTATATGATGGCTAAGGAGAGTGTCCCATTTGTAAAGTACCCAGCGATTGTAGAACTGGAGAGCCAGCATGGTGTTAATTTAGGTCCAGCTTACAGGACCCCTGATTCTGCTAAAGCATTTACAAGTTATATAGCTGAAAGCCTCCACCAAGAGGTTTTAGATAAACTCTCCAGTTCTACAGGCTCTAAATTTTTCAGCTTTTTGATAGACGGCACTACAGATGCTGGGAACCAGGAAGACGAGTTGGTTGTGTTGGTGTATTGTGATAAAAATGAAGCGACAAATGAGATCACTACTTGTACACGCTATTTTTCAGTGCATAGTCCATCAAGGGCTGATGCTAGTG ATTTATTGGATAGTGAGTGTGTGCTGGGAGTTAAGAATTTTCCTGTGTTGGTTGGTGGTGGTACAGACGGAGCAGCTGTCAATGTGGCAGGAACTGGTGGGCTAAAAGGTCAACTAACGCAAGCATTACCTTGGATTTATTGGTCATGGTGTTATGCCCATCGCCTCGAACTTGCTTGTAGGGATGCATTCATTAGTCCATTGTTTTCTGCCATAGAGAATTTGCTTCTCCGTCTGTACTATCTGTATGAGAAGTCACCGAAGAAGTCACGTGACCTAGCTGCCATAATAGAAGACCTAAAGGAATTTTTTAGTTTTCCAAATGGTGGTAATCTTCCAGTACGTTGTCAGGGCACAAGGTGGGTTTCCCATAAAAGGAAAGCCCTCCAGCGGGTATTAGATAGGTACGGAGCTTATATTGCTCATCTCATTGCACTGACTGAAGATAGGTCAATTAAAGCGGAGGACAGGGAGCGCTGCAGAGGTTATTTGCACAAATGGAAGCAACCTAAAACATTGATTGGTTGTGCCATGTATATTGAGGCTTTAAAACCACTCTCACTGCTCAGTTTGTCATTGCAAGGTGAGGGAGCAGATATTGTGTTGTCTATGGTGAACACCATGAAATCAGTGAAATCACTGAAGAAGCTGACACAGCAAGAGGTCAGTGAATGGCCAATGGTGAAGCTTGTTAAGAAGAGGTTGAAGGATGCAGATGGAAATCAGGAGTACCAAGGAGTGGCTATTTCAGATTTTGATGCTACTTTAGAGACATGTAGTAGGGATGTGATGGCTGATCTGCGACGCCTTGATGGCAAGATCAAAGCCCGCCTTGAGTGGTCTGATACTGATTTACTGAGGGCGGTTGTTGCATTTTTAAGCACCCATAATTGGCTTATGAGGGAAGACACTCAAGACAGTGATGAGGAAGGTATTGTAGATCCTGATGAGGTAAGTAGTGATATGAGGGAAGCAGTGGAGTACATAATCACTGCATTTCGGGCTCCACTAGAAGCTAGGGGGTTTTCAGCAGAGGCTATTCTTGCTGAGCTTGAAGAAGCAATTAGTTATGCACGAAAATATCTCCCTATTGCCACAGAAACCTACAAAAAGATTTGGTACACATTGCATACTTGTCCAGATGCTTCAAAGTGGCCAAACGTCCTCATGTTGTGTCAACTAATCTTTAGCCTACCATTTTCTACCAGCGGAGTTGAGCAGGTTTTCTCTCAGTTAAAAGTGATCAAAACTAATCGTAGGACCAATCTCCAAAATGATACGTTGCATGCTCTCCTAGAGATATGTGTTGAAGGTCCTCCTTTATCAACTTTTAGTGCTGACCCAGCAGTTGATCTGTGGTGGAGGAGTAGTTCTACCACACGTAGAGTGAATCAGAATCCTAGGAAAGAGTATAGGCAACGGGAGAAGTCTCACATAGCAGTTGGGTCCTCTGAAAACTTCAGTTGTTCATCCACATGTTCATTTATAAGACATAATCTCCTGCTGGCTACAGCAGATTTCAAGTGTGGTTGA